Proteins encoded by one window of Gemmatimonadota bacterium:
- a CDS encoding phytanoyl-CoA dioxygenase family protein — MGNNLYTVSEEEKYFFDLRGYLVVRGALSADEVKVCNDAIDHYGDEIRTRSIEDGGLARGSSVLTGKEGRRELTGMLGWPEPYREPFRKLLVHPVVVSRLNEFSGKGFRLDHGPLLISAHKGAEGHTLHGGGEPFSQSVWYHQQNGKIFCRGITVAWQLTDVNEGDGGFACVPGSHKTAEPTPAEVRSVEDDMGLVYQPVMQAGDVLFFAETMTHGTLPWRSDGERRSVLYKYASRAAARAVGKYFTPEDRYGDWVSELTPEQQAVLYGPGVHHGGQLPLLESDGETTRVVS, encoded by the coding sequence ATGGGTAACAATCTTTATACAGTGAGTGAAGAGGAGAAGTACTTTTTTGACCTGCGCGGTTATCTGGTCGTGCGGGGTGCTCTGTCTGCGGATGAGGTCAAGGTGTGCAATGATGCGATTGATCACTACGGGGATGAGATCAGGACGCGGTCTATTGAAGATGGCGGCCTGGCGCGGGGTTCTTCCGTGCTTACGGGGAAAGAGGGCAGGCGTGAGCTTACGGGGATGTTGGGCTGGCCCGAACCCTATCGCGAGCCGTTTCGGAAGTTGCTGGTTCATCCGGTTGTGGTGAGTCGTTTAAATGAGTTTAGCGGTAAGGGTTTTCGCCTGGATCACGGGCCGCTGTTGATTAGCGCGCACAAGGGTGCAGAGGGTCATACACTGCACGGCGGTGGCGAGCCGTTTAGCCAGTCGGTGTGGTATCACCAGCAGAATGGGAAGATTTTCTGTCGGGGTATTACTGTGGCGTGGCAGTTGACGGATGTCAATGAGGGCGATGGTGGTTTTGCCTGTGTGCCGGGGAGCCATAAGACAGCCGAGCCTACACCCGCTGAGGTGCGTTCTGTAGAGGACGATATGGGGCTGGTCTATCAACCGGTGATGCAGGCGGGCGATGTGCTGTTTTTTGCGGAGACGATGACGCATGGTACGCTGCCGTGGCGCAGCGATGGCGAGCGGCGTTCTGTGCTTTATAAGTACGCTTCTCGCGCCGCGGCTCGCGCTGTGGGTAAGTATTTTACGCCCGAGGATCGCTATGGCGATTGGGTCAGTGAGTTGACACCAGAACAACAGGCTGTTTTGTACGGTCCCGGGGTCCACCACGGGGGCCAGCTGCCCCTGTTAGAGTCCGATGGCGAGACTACGCGGGTTGTGTCGTAG